Proteins from a genomic interval of Zingiber officinale cultivar Zhangliang chromosome 1B, Zo_v1.1, whole genome shotgun sequence:
- the LOC122042493 gene encoding uncharacterized protein LOC122042493 — protein MSEKELKRSHEKFCVRRRREKPTTTGQKNEAAISSIALFVIANLDSASAVGESTLRSTVCVLNVDSAICRSAAAPQTSLPPAAPARLSAAASPIHCSRPTAANSCHNYARVQVESFQDQRHSVSNILRAHGRDIEVSYRTRLTTMLDVTRFLLKQGLSFRGHDESSNSLNRGNFLELLQWYSQRNEEVSKVVNQNAPGNNQMISLTIQKDLTRDCASEITLSIIEDIGNNVFSLMVDESRDISVKEQMRVVLRYVNKRGQVIERFLAIVHVSDTSSCSLKDAIDALFAKHGLSLSRLRGQGYDGASNMRGEFNGLKSLILQENPYASYIHCFSHQLQLVIIAVAKSNLNAMTEMKDNCMIDGRSRRRRQVITNLHYYRVEIFYQVVDSVIQEMNTRFSEVGTELLSCIACLHPRNSFSEFNVQKLVRLCDLYPEDFSTNDCIVIEQQLQNFIHNIRQDPNFFGIEDLGSFAQKIVETQKNQAYPLVYRLIEMALVLPVATASVERVFSAMKMIKTDLRNRMGDEWMNDSLVVYIEKDIFSTIENEQILQRFQKMKSRRMQLPPLSYPTTT, from the exons ATGTCGGAGAAAGAGCTAAAGAGGAGTCACGAGAAGTTCTGTGTCCGGCGGCGGCGTGAGAAGCCGACAACCACTGGACAAAAAAATGAAGCAGCGAT TTCGTCAATTGCCCTCTTCGTGATCGCGAATCTCGACTCCGCCTCAGCAGTCGGCGAATCGACGCTTCGTTCCACCGTCTGTG TGTTGAATGTTGATTCCGCCATCTGCCGGTCCGCCGCGGCGCCGCAGACCAGTCTGCCGCCCGCGGCCCCGGCCCGCCTGTCCGCCGCGGCGTCGCCCATCCACTGCAGCAGGCCAACAGCTGCAA ATAGTTGTCACAATTATGCTAGAGTACAGGTTGAATCTTTTCAAGATCAAAGACATAGTGTTTCAAATATATTACGAGCACATGGGCGAGATATAGAGGTTTCTTATCGCACCCGTTTAACAACAATGTTGGATGTTACGCGATTTCTTTTGAAGCAAGGACTGTCTTTCCGTGGACATGATGAGTCAAGTAATTCTTTAAATAGAGGAAACTTTCTTGAATTGCTTCAATGGTACAGTCAACGAAATGAGGAAGTTTCAAAGGTTGTTAATCAAAATGCTCCCGGAAACAATCAAATGATTTCTCTAACAATTCAAAAAGACCTTACGCGTGATTGTGCCTCTGAGATCACACTTTCCATAATCGAAGATATTGGAAACAATGTCTTCTCCTTAATGGTTGATGAATCTCGAGACATTTCAGTGAAGGAGCAAATGAGAGTTGTTTTGAGATATGTGAACAAAAGAGGACAGGTGATTGAACGATTCCTTGCAATTGTACATGTATCTGACACTAGCTCTTGTTCTTTGAAGGATGCTATCGATGCTTTATTTGCGAAACATGGATTATCATTATCTAGACTGAgaggtcaaggatatgatggagCTTCAAATATGCGGGGTGAATTCAATGGGTTGAAATCTCTCATTTTGCAAGAAAATCCATATGCAAGTTATATTCATTGTTTTTCTCACCAATTACAGTTAGTTATTATTGCTGTTGCCAAGAGTAATCTCAATGCGA TGACGGAGATGAAAGACAATTGTATGATTGATGGTCGTAGTAGACGTAGAAGGCAAGTCATCACCAATTTGCATTATTATCGTGTGGAGATTTTCTAtcag GTTGTTGATTCAGTTATACAAGAGATGAATACTCGTTTTTCAGAAGTTGGCACAGAATTGCTTAGTTGTATAGCATGTCTTCATCCAAGGAATTCTTTTTCTGAATTCAATGTTCAGAAACTCGTTCGACTTTGTGATTTATATCCTGAGGACTTCTCAACAAATGATTGTATAGTTATTGAACAACAACTTCAGAATTTCATTCATAATATACGACAGGATCCAAATTTTTTTGGAATTGAAGATTTGGGAAGTTTTGCTCAGAAAATTGTTGAAACTCAAAAAAATCAAGCTTATCCATTGGTTTATCGTCTGATTGAGATGGCATTAGTTTTACCAGTTGCGACCGCTTCTGTTGAAAGAGTATTTTCTGCGATGAAGATGATAAAAACTGATTTACGTAACAGAATGGGAGACGAGTGGATGAATGACAGTCTAGTCGTATACATCGAGAAAGATATCTTTTCAACAATTGAAAATGAGCAAATATTGCAGCGTTTTCAAAAGATGAAAAGTCGCAGGATGCAGTTACCTCCTCTTTCTTATCCAACGACCACCTAA